In Deinococcus aerophilus, a genomic segment contains:
- a CDS encoding universal stress protein yields the protein MFRHVLVPVDFGPCSVRAIAQTCELTRWSGGQVTLLHVLEQEGKETLAQQQLTALGRWCRRPPSVLIVPAHAGVVATILRVAERLHADLLVLGAHGRHDPGRRALGRVTCGVLLSARTPVQISPQMTDPAAHPLERWHAVGRL from the coding sequence GTGTTCAGACATGTTCTGGTACCGGTGGATTTCGGGCCCTGCAGCGTGCGTGCCATCGCCCAGACCTGTGAGCTGACCCGCTGGTCTGGCGGACAGGTCACCCTGCTGCATGTGCTGGAGCAGGAAGGAAAGGAGACGCTGGCCCAGCAGCAGCTCACGGCCCTGGGCCGCTGGTGCCGCCGCCCCCCGAGTGTGCTCATCGTGCCCGCACACGCCGGGGTGGTGGCGACCATTCTCAGGGTGGCCGAGCGCCTGCACGCCGACCTGCTGGTGCTGGGGGCGCACGGGCGGCACGATCCGGGTCGCCGCGCGCTGGGCCGGGTCACCTGCGGCGTGCTGCTCTCGGCGCGCACACCGGTGCAGATCTCTCCTCAGATGACGGATCCCGCCGCGCACCCTCTGGAGCGCTGGCACGCTGTGGGGAGGCTGTAG